One stretch of Amycolatopsis sp. NBC_00345 DNA includes these proteins:
- a CDS encoding SRPBCC domain-containing protein, whose protein sequence is MSEEVGRTAQSGWEVGVSRTLPYSGARLWEFLLSREGVEVWLGAGVELPRERGETYETANGITGEIRSFHEGTRVRLTWQPKDWDHDSTLQLTVVGQGRRGTLKFHQEWLADAAERAEQRAYWKDVTERVAAALAER, encoded by the coding sequence ATGAGTGAAGAGGTGGGGAGAACCGCGCAAAGTGGTTGGGAGGTAGGGGTTTCCCGCACGCTGCCGTATTCCGGCGCGCGGCTGTGGGAGTTCCTGCTCAGCCGCGAGGGTGTGGAGGTCTGGCTCGGCGCGGGGGTGGAGCTGCCGCGGGAGCGCGGCGAGACGTACGAGACGGCGAACGGCATCACGGGGGAGATCCGCAGCTTCCACGAGGGCACCAGGGTGCGGCTGACCTGGCAGCCGAAGGACTGGGACCACGACTCCACGCTGCAGCTGACGGTCGTGGGCCAGGGGCGCCGCGGCACGCTCAAGTTCCACCAGGAATGGCTCGCCGACGCCGCCGAGCGCGCCGAACAACGGGCATACTGGAAGGACGTGACCGAGCGCGTCGCGGCCGCGCTGGCCGAGCGCTGA
- a CDS encoding bifunctional SulP family inorganic anion transporter/carbonic anhydrase, giving the protein MIEIVRGEHDTGPPPRRDHPVLTLLRHDLPASLVVFLVAVPLSLGIALAAGAPLLAGLISAVVGGLVASLLGGSALQVSGPSAALTVVLADTISSYGWAVTCAITVGAGLLQILFGLTRVARAALAISPAIVHGLLAGIGVTIVVGQLHVVLGGRAQGSAVANLLALPGQIVGHHDQAVLIGLLTIAILVVWPKMPAAVRKVPGPLAAITVATGLSVVTGMTLPRIDLPGSLPSLSLVPRLPDGGWAGAGVAVVTIALIASLESLLSAVSVDKLRGGKRTDLDRELIGQGAANVAAGALGGLPVTGVIVRSMTNYEAGARTRASAILHCCWILAFCLLLTGVLRYIPLAALAGLLVYVGAKLVNLPALKEVLRHGDIAVYAVTVIGAVAVNLLTGVTAGVLLALAFMLRRMVYSGVHVEAGDGRARVVIEGALTFLSVPRLTKVLAEVPARADVTLELLVDYLDHAAFDCLRDWRQAYTKAGGTVTVDEIGHPWFQRGSSGEPTVRRSVAARVVPRWLAPWSQWQAEHAVVPGQRTGSPLGRGASEFQRRTAPLLRDTLSGLAHGQQPHTLFLTCGDARIVPNLITTSGPGDLFTVRNIGNLVPTASDGSDSSVGAAIEYAVGVLKVPEIVVCGHSSCGAMKALLGQAPEGLAQLGSWLRHGEPSLRRRATEPPLLLDGRRPDAEADLLALHNVVQQLDHLRRYPVVAAALARGELTLTGMYFDVGAAQVSLLDAAGRDFVPAGAATH; this is encoded by the coding sequence ATGATCGAGATCGTTCGCGGAGAACACGACACCGGACCCCCGCCCCGGCGTGACCACCCCGTCCTGACCCTCCTGCGCCACGACCTGCCGGCCTCACTGGTCGTTTTCCTCGTGGCGGTACCACTTTCCCTCGGCATCGCGCTCGCCGCCGGTGCCCCGCTGCTCGCGGGCCTGATCTCCGCCGTCGTCGGCGGCCTGGTCGCGAGCCTGCTCGGCGGCTCCGCACTGCAGGTCAGCGGCCCGTCCGCCGCACTGACCGTGGTGCTCGCCGACACCATCTCCTCCTACGGCTGGGCCGTCACCTGCGCCATCACCGTCGGCGCCGGCCTGCTCCAGATCCTCTTCGGCCTCACCCGCGTGGCGCGCGCCGCGCTGGCCATCTCGCCGGCGATCGTGCACGGCCTGCTCGCGGGCATCGGCGTGACGATCGTGGTCGGCCAGCTGCACGTGGTGCTCGGCGGCCGCGCGCAGGGCTCCGCGGTGGCGAACCTGCTCGCGCTGCCCGGCCAGATCGTCGGCCACCACGACCAGGCCGTGCTGATCGGCCTGCTCACCATCGCGATCCTCGTGGTGTGGCCGAAAATGCCCGCCGCCGTGCGGAAGGTGCCCGGCCCGCTCGCCGCGATCACCGTCGCCACCGGGCTTTCGGTCGTGACCGGCATGACGCTGCCGCGGATCGACCTGCCGGGTTCGCTGCCGTCGCTGAGCCTCGTGCCGCGGCTGCCGGACGGCGGCTGGGCGGGCGCGGGCGTCGCGGTGGTCACCATCGCGCTGATCGCGAGCCTGGAGAGCCTGCTCTCGGCCGTGTCCGTGGACAAGCTGCGCGGCGGCAAGCGCACCGACCTCGACCGGGAGCTGATCGGGCAGGGCGCGGCGAACGTCGCCGCCGGCGCGCTCGGCGGGCTCCCCGTGACCGGCGTGATCGTGCGCAGCATGACCAACTACGAGGCGGGCGCCCGGACCCGCGCGTCGGCGATCCTGCACTGCTGCTGGATTCTCGCGTTCTGCCTCCTGCTCACCGGCGTGCTGCGGTACATCCCGCTCGCGGCGCTGGCGGGCCTGCTCGTGTACGTCGGGGCGAAGCTGGTGAACCTCCCGGCGCTCAAGGAAGTCCTGCGCCACGGCGACATCGCGGTGTACGCGGTGACGGTCATCGGCGCGGTCGCGGTGAACCTGCTGACCGGGGTGACCGCCGGGGTGCTGCTCGCGCTCGCGTTCATGCTGCGGCGGATGGTCTACTCCGGCGTCCACGTCGAGGCCGGTGACGGCCGGGCGCGCGTGGTGATCGAGGGCGCGCTGACGTTCCTTTCGGTGCCCCGGCTGACCAAGGTGCTCGCGGAGGTGCCCGCGCGCGCCGACGTGACGCTCGAACTGCTCGTGGACTACCTCGACCACGCCGCGTTCGACTGCCTGCGCGACTGGCGGCAGGCGTACACCAAGGCGGGCGGCACGGTGACCGTCGACGAGATCGGGCACCCGTGGTTCCAGCGCGGCAGCTCGGGGGAGCCGACGGTGCGGCGCAGCGTCGCCGCGCGGGTGGTGCCGCGGTGGCTCGCGCCGTGGTCGCAGTGGCAGGCCGAGCACGCGGTCGTGCCCGGGCAGCGGACCGGTTCCCCGCTGGGCCGCGGCGCGTCGGAGTTCCAGCGCCGCACGGCGCCGCTGCTGCGCGACACCCTCAGCGGGCTGGCGCACGGGCAGCAGCCGCACACGCTCTTCCTCACCTGCGGCGACGCGCGGATCGTGCCGAACCTGATCACCACGTCCGGGCCGGGCGACCTGTTCACGGTCCGGAACATCGGCAACCTGGTGCCCACGGCGTCGGACGGTTCGGACTCCTCCGTCGGCGCGGCGATCGAGTACGCCGTGGGCGTGCTGAAGGTGCCGGAGATCGTGGTGTGCGGGCATTCTTCGTGCGGCGCGATGAAGGCGCTGCTCGGGCAGGCGCCCGAAGGCCTGGCGCAGCTGGGCAGCTGGCTGCGCCACGGCGAGCCGTCCCTGCGCCGCCGGGCGACGGAGCCCCCGCTGCTGCTGGACGGCCGCCGCCCGGACGCCGAGGCCGACCTGCTGGCGTTGCACAACGTCGTGCAGCAGCTCGACCACCTGCGCCGGTACCCGGTGGTCGCCGCGGCACTGGCCCGCGGCGAACTGACGCTGACGGGCATGTACTTCGACGTCGGCGCCGCCCAGGTGTCCCTCCTCGACGCGGCCGGGCGCGATTTCGTCCCGGCCGGTGCCGCGACGCACTGA
- a CDS encoding glycosyltransferase family 4 protein, which translates to MLRTLLVTNDFPPRPGGIQNYLNSLATRLPADDLVVYAPSWEGQSGSHGEFDAAAPFEVVRHPTSLMLPTPDVLRRAKQIMRARDCEAVWFGAAAPLALLGHPLRQAGARRVVASTHGHEVGWSMLPGSRQALRRIGDTVDVLTYVSKYTRRRFAAAFGPLAGLEMLPSGVDTTLFAPDAGAREEIRARHGLGDRPTVVCVSRLVPRKGQDMLIRALPGLRERVPDAALLIVGGGPYRKHLTELADELGVAGHVVITGSVPWSELPAHYNAGDVFAMPARTRGKGLDVEGLGIVYLEASATGLPVVAGTSGGAPEAVLDEVTGHVVDGRDVGQLRETLTALLSDPVRARRMGEAGRAWVKENWRWDTMAARLAGLLDGDPVSSVR; encoded by the coding sequence GTGCTGAGGACCCTGCTCGTGACCAACGACTTCCCGCCGCGCCCCGGGGGGATCCAGAACTACCTCAACTCGCTGGCCACCCGGCTCCCCGCCGACGACCTGGTCGTCTACGCCCCGTCGTGGGAGGGACAGTCCGGCTCGCACGGCGAGTTCGACGCCGCCGCGCCGTTCGAGGTGGTCCGGCACCCGACGTCGCTGATGCTGCCGACGCCCGACGTGCTGCGCCGCGCGAAGCAGATCATGCGCGCGAGAGACTGCGAAGCCGTGTGGTTCGGTGCTGCGGCGCCGCTCGCGCTGCTGGGGCACCCGCTGCGCCAGGCCGGCGCACGCCGGGTGGTCGCGTCCACACACGGGCACGAGGTCGGCTGGTCGATGCTGCCGGGTTCGCGCCAGGCACTGCGCCGGATCGGCGACACGGTGGACGTGCTCACGTACGTCAGCAAGTACACGCGGAGGCGCTTCGCCGCGGCGTTCGGACCGTTGGCAGGGCTGGAAATGCTGCCGTCCGGAGTGGACACCACACTGTTCGCGCCGGACGCCGGCGCGCGGGAGGAGATCCGCGCCCGCCACGGTCTCGGCGACCGTCCGACGGTGGTGTGCGTCTCGCGGCTGGTGCCGCGCAAGGGCCAGGACATGCTGATCCGTGCGTTGCCAGGGCTGCGCGAGCGCGTGCCGGACGCGGCGCTGCTGATCGTCGGCGGCGGCCCGTACCGCAAGCACCTGACGGAGCTGGCCGACGAGCTCGGCGTGGCCGGCCACGTGGTGATCACCGGCTCCGTGCCGTGGTCCGAGCTGCCGGCGCACTACAACGCGGGCGACGTGTTCGCGATGCCCGCGCGCACCCGCGGCAAGGGGCTCGACGTGGAGGGGCTCGGGATCGTCTACCTGGAGGCGTCGGCGACCGGGCTGCCGGTCGTCGCGGGCACCTCCGGCGGAGCGCCCGAGGCGGTGCTGGACGAGGTGACCGGCCACGTCGTCGACGGCCGCGACGTCGGCCAGCTGCGCGAGACGCTCACCGCCCTGCTGTCCGACCCCGTGCGCGCCCGCCGGATGGGCGAGGCGGGCCGCGCCTGGGTCAAGGAGAACTGGCGCTGGGACACGATGGCGGCCCGGCTCGCCGGCCTGCTCGACGGCGATCCGGTGTCCTCGGTGCGGTGA
- a CDS encoding cytochrome P450 family protein, whose protein sequence is MTVEELPVVGEEFMQHTHSTLEQLRGEGRVCPIVMPRGTPSYLVTGYEDARALLNDPRMSKDSAGAYHLMAAKIGPENTISDSGQSLVSHMLNADPPDHTRLRKLVNKAFTARTVARLRPRIEEITAGLLDAMEGHDRADLLPSFAGPVPITVICELLGIREEDRGEFTGWSNTLLSSGEAEEMQAAGQSMHAYLVGLVGQKRAEPGQDLLSDLVLTTDEGDSLSEEELVATAFLLLVAGHETTVNLIANATLALLRAPEQLAKLRADPSLLPGAVEEFLRFDGPINIATLRFTTEPIEVGGTTIPEGEFVQVSLLAANRDAERFPDPDELDITRPAGGHVAFGHGIHYCVGAPLARLEAEIALGGLLARFPDLRLAVEPEQLRYRNSTLVHGLQELPVLLR, encoded by the coding sequence GTGACCGTGGAAGAGCTGCCCGTGGTGGGCGAAGAATTCATGCAGCACACGCACTCCACGCTGGAGCAGCTGCGCGGCGAGGGCCGGGTGTGCCCGATCGTCATGCCGCGCGGCACGCCGTCCTACCTGGTGACCGGCTACGAGGACGCCCGTGCGCTGCTGAACGACCCGCGCATGAGCAAGGACAGCGCCGGTGCGTACCACCTGATGGCGGCGAAGATCGGCCCGGAGAACACCATCTCCGACTCCGGCCAGTCGCTCGTTTCGCACATGCTGAACGCCGACCCGCCGGACCACACGCGGCTGCGCAAGCTGGTGAACAAGGCGTTCACCGCCCGCACGGTCGCCCGGCTGCGCCCGCGGATCGAGGAGATCACCGCGGGGCTGCTCGACGCGATGGAGGGCCACGACCGGGCCGACCTGCTGCCGTCGTTCGCCGGGCCGGTGCCGATCACGGTGATCTGCGAGCTGCTCGGCATCCGCGAGGAGGACCGCGGCGAGTTCACCGGCTGGTCCAACACGCTGCTCTCGTCCGGCGAGGCGGAGGAGATGCAGGCGGCCGGGCAGTCGATGCACGCCTACCTGGTCGGGCTGGTCGGGCAGAAGCGCGCCGAGCCGGGTCAGGACCTGCTGTCCGACCTGGTGCTGACCACCGACGAGGGCGACTCGCTGAGCGAGGAGGAGCTGGTCGCCACCGCCTTCCTGCTGCTGGTCGCGGGGCACGAGACCACGGTGAACCTGATCGCGAACGCGACGCTGGCGCTGCTGCGCGCGCCCGAGCAGCTGGCGAAGCTCAGGGCCGACCCGAGCCTGCTGCCCGGCGCGGTCGAGGAGTTCCTGCGCTTCGACGGCCCGATCAACATCGCGACCCTGCGCTTCACCACTGAGCCGATCGAGGTCGGCGGCACGACGATCCCGGAGGGCGAGTTCGTCCAGGTGTCGCTGCTGGCCGCGAACCGCGACGCGGAGCGTTTCCCGGACCCGGACGAGCTGGACATCACGCGCCCGGCGGGCGGGCACGTCGCGTTCGGGCACGGCATCCACTACTGCGTCGGCGCGCCGCTGGCCCGGCTGGAGGCCGAGATCGCGCTGGGCGGCCTGCTCGCGCGGTTCCCGGACCTGCGCCTGGCCGTCGAGCCGGAGCAGCTGCGCTACCGCAACAGCACCCTCGTGCACGGCCTGCAGGAGCTGCCCGTTCTGCTGCGCTGA
- a CDS encoding C40 family peptidase has protein sequence MQSHPVKRVVSGALAAASVFAIVAVAQPAATANAAPSPSLQAPPDSSSDALAKYRDLAAQAEKANEDLLKAQDDLTAKQGDLDKANAGVATAKDQATQAAGNEKKYRVDVDKFAGASFVAGVQMNKLSALLAGTSTQEFLERSSALDQIASEKDAALSGLSDAVNQAQSAEKLAADSAKKATDSRDAAAKLTEDIKAKQKSLKDQTDALTKQYSFLSKSDKASQSDTGGDAPNVPAPGPEAQQAINAALSKLGSAYVWGATGPSTFDCSGLMQWAYKQAGITLPRSSREQSTFGTAVSQSQLQPGDLVFYYTPVSHVGMYLGEGKMVHAPTSGDVVKISPLQSQYVGARRVS, from the coding sequence GTGCAGTCGCATCCAGTCAAGCGCGTGGTGTCAGGTGCCCTAGCGGCGGCCTCGGTGTTCGCTATCGTCGCCGTGGCCCAGCCGGCCGCCACAGCCAACGCAGCTCCCTCCCCCTCCCTCCAGGCCCCGCCCGACTCGAGCTCGGACGCCCTCGCCAAGTACCGCGACCTCGCGGCACAGGCCGAGAAGGCGAACGAGGACCTCCTCAAGGCCCAGGACGACCTCACTGCCAAGCAGGGCGACCTGGACAAGGCCAACGCCGGGGTCGCCACCGCCAAGGACCAGGCGACGCAGGCCGCGGGCAACGAGAAGAAGTACCGGGTCGACGTCGACAAGTTCGCCGGTGCCTCGTTTGTCGCCGGCGTCCAGATGAACAAGCTTTCGGCGTTGCTCGCCGGAACCTCCACGCAGGAGTTCCTTGAGCGCTCCTCGGCACTCGACCAGATCGCCTCGGAGAAGGACGCCGCGCTCAGCGGGCTGTCCGACGCGGTGAATCAGGCACAGAGCGCCGAGAAGCTCGCGGCCGACTCCGCCAAGAAAGCCACGGACTCCCGTGACGCCGCGGCGAAGCTGACCGAGGACATCAAGGCCAAGCAGAAGTCGCTGAAGGACCAGACCGACGCGCTGACGAAGCAGTACAGCTTCCTGAGCAAGTCGGACAAGGCCTCGCAGAGCGACACCGGCGGCGACGCGCCGAACGTCCCGGCTCCCGGGCCGGAGGCCCAGCAGGCCATCAACGCGGCGCTGAGCAAGCTCGGCAGTGCGTACGTGTGGGGCGCCACCGGCCCGTCGACGTTCGACTGCTCGGGCCTGATGCAGTGGGCCTACAAGCAGGCCGGCATCACGCTCCCGCGGTCGAGCCGGGAGCAGTCCACTTTCGGCACGGCCGTCTCGCAGAGCCAGCTGCAGCCGGGTGACCTGGTGTTCTACTACACGCCCGTGTCGCACGTCGGCATGTACCTGGGCGAGGGCAAGATGGTGCACGCACCGACCTCCGGTGACGTCGTCAAGATCTCGCCGCTGCAGAGCCAGTACGTCGGCGCCCGCCGCGTGAGCTGA
- a CDS encoding uridine kinase, which translates to MRYRPISPTALADELTARIDSLTQRRRIAVAVDGADGATGTAELADALAGPLRLLGRPAVRVPARGFLRPASLRFEHGKRNPDARYTDWLDLGGLRREVLDPLAEDGTGEVLPALWDPERDRATRLPRVPVPERGVVLVDGEFLLGAGLAFDLVVHLWLSPAALRRRVPEDAAWVLPAYERYEEEVDPSALADVVVRVDDPRHPAVYEPEA; encoded by the coding sequence GTGCGCTACCGACCCATCTCCCCCACCGCGCTGGCCGACGAGCTGACCGCCCGCATCGACTCGCTCACGCAACGCCGCCGAATCGCGGTGGCGGTGGACGGCGCCGACGGCGCGACCGGAACCGCCGAACTGGCCGACGCGCTGGCCGGCCCCCTGCGCCTGCTGGGCCGCCCGGCCGTGCGGGTGCCGGCGCGCGGGTTCCTGCGCCCCGCGTCCCTGCGGTTCGAGCACGGCAAGCGAAACCCGGACGCGCGCTACACCGACTGGCTCGACTTGGGCGGCCTCCGCCGTGAGGTGCTCGACCCGCTCGCCGAAGACGGCACGGGCGAGGTCCTGCCCGCGCTGTGGGACCCCGAGCGCGACCGCGCCACGCGGCTGCCGCGCGTCCCCGTGCCCGAACGCGGCGTGGTGCTGGTGGACGGGGAGTTCCTGCTGGGCGCCGGACTGGCCTTCGACCTGGTCGTGCACCTGTGGCTGTCACCGGCCGCGCTGCGGCGGCGCGTGCCGGAAGACGCCGCGTGGGTGCTGCCCGCGTACGAGCGTTACGAAGAGGAAGTCGACCCCAGCGCGCTGGCGGACGTCGTGGTCCGGGTGGACGACCCTCGCCACCCGGCCGTCTACGAACCGGAAGCCTGA
- a CDS encoding adenosylmethionine--8-amino-7-oxononanoate transaminase codes for METSAADLLALDAAHVWHPYAPMPGQVAPLLVTEASGVRLRLADGRELVDGMSSWWAAIHGYRHPVLDAALTAQAGRMSHVMFGGLTHEPAITLAKTLVDLTPEGLEHVFLCDSGSVSIEVAVKMCLQYQRSRGRMAKRRMLTWRGGYHGDTFTPMSVCDPDGGMHSLWRGVLPEQVFVPEPPAGFAAPPEQSYVDALDAALAEHAGELAAVIVEPVVQGAGGMRFHHPGYLRALRELTREHDVLLVFDEIATGFGRTGRMFAAEHAGVTPDVLCLGKALTGGYLTMAAALCTPDVAGAITRGEVPVLAHGPTFMGNPLASAVANASLGLLADGTWAADVARIEAGLRRGLEPARDLPGVRDVRVLGAIGVLQLDHEVDLGVATDVVTANGAWLRPFRDLIYAMPPYLTGDDDLAVVTAAMLAAAEKA; via the coding sequence GTGGAAACCAGCGCCGCCGACCTCCTCGCCCTCGACGCAGCCCACGTCTGGCACCCGTACGCGCCGATGCCGGGCCAGGTGGCGCCGTTGCTGGTCACCGAGGCGAGCGGGGTGCGGCTGCGGCTGGCCGACGGCCGGGAGCTGGTCGACGGCATGTCGTCCTGGTGGGCGGCGATCCACGGCTACCGGCACCCGGTGCTCGACGCCGCGCTGACCGCGCAGGCCGGGCGGATGAGCCACGTGATGTTCGGCGGGCTCACCCACGAGCCCGCGATCACGCTGGCGAAGACGCTGGTCGACCTCACGCCCGAGGGCCTCGAGCACGTGTTCCTGTGCGACTCCGGCTCGGTCTCGATCGAGGTCGCGGTCAAGATGTGCCTGCAGTACCAGCGTTCTCGCGGGCGGATGGCGAAACGGCGGATGCTGACTTGGCGCGGCGGCTACCACGGGGACACGTTCACGCCGATGAGCGTGTGCGACCCGGACGGCGGCATGCACTCGCTGTGGCGCGGGGTGCTGCCGGAGCAGGTGTTCGTGCCCGAGCCGCCCGCGGGCTTCGCCGCGCCGCCGGAACAGTCCTATGTGGACGCATTGGACGCGGCGCTGGCGGAGCACGCCGGCGAACTGGCCGCGGTGATCGTCGAACCCGTGGTGCAGGGCGCCGGCGGCATGCGCTTCCACCACCCCGGCTACCTGCGCGCGTTGCGGGAGCTCACGCGCGAGCACGACGTGCTGCTGGTGTTCGACGAGATCGCCACCGGTTTCGGCCGCACGGGCCGGATGTTCGCGGCGGAGCACGCCGGCGTGACCCCCGACGTGCTGTGCCTCGGCAAGGCGCTGACCGGTGGTTACCTCACGATGGCCGCCGCGTTGTGCACGCCCGACGTCGCCGGCGCCATCACGCGCGGCGAGGTGCCGGTGCTCGCGCACGGGCCGACGTTCATGGGCAACCCGCTCGCCTCCGCCGTCGCGAACGCGTCGCTGGGGCTGCTGGCCGACGGGACCTGGGCCGCCGACGTCGCCCGCATCGAGGCGGGCCTGCGGCGGGGCCTGGAGCCGGCGCGCGACCTGCCGGGCGTGCGGGACGTCCGCGTGCTCGGCGCCATCGGCGTGCTGCAGCTCGACCACGAGGTGGACCTGGGCGTCGCGACCGACGTGGTGACGGCGAACGGCGCGTGGCTGCGGCCGTTCCGTGACCTGATCTACGCGATGCCGCCGTACCTGACGGGTGACGACGACCTGGCCGTGGTCACCGCCGCGATGCTCGCCGCAGCCGAAAAAGCTTGA
- a CDS encoding NYN domain-containing protein translates to MQPQPVEPDETGEAAGPSAVPARAGEAAADVPEPATWSALPDAVRERIAELAAAAVAKLPLADVPRQLRPVAKFAPAKRAKLGGTALLAALGDSAQFRTAVIEWLREHRTDVLDPNAADSVSAAAAAVLLGESGAAGRVRLIAKNAEETALRAERDAALARNQRLEAELAELRLELEQARGAAENVRGEREAEVEKLLRRLREQGVQLRQARDAAEAARTEAERGGAAQAEELDALTAQLGRERQRVATERARAERASADAEIARQSAREAREADEVRLALLIDTIDGAVSGLRRELALGDRGARPADMVRGATSGLGPGGRIQDVSALDRHLALPNVHLIVDGYNVTKTGYPELALADQRDRLIHQLSALAARTAAEVTVVFDGAGVLSVPAAVPRGVRVLFSDRGVLADDVIRALVAAEPKGRPMVVATSDRAVADSVRAAGAHPAPSAVLVSRLGRV, encoded by the coding sequence ATGCAGCCACAGCCCGTGGAACCGGACGAAACCGGGGAGGCCGCCGGCCCCTCGGCCGTCCCGGCACGGGCTGGTGAGGCCGCGGCCGACGTGCCCGAGCCCGCCACCTGGTCGGCGCTGCCCGACGCGGTGCGCGAGCGGATCGCCGAGCTGGCCGCCGCCGCCGTGGCGAAGCTGCCGCTGGCGGACGTGCCGCGGCAGCTGCGGCCGGTCGCCAAGTTCGCCCCCGCCAAGCGCGCGAAGCTGGGCGGCACGGCGCTGCTGGCGGCGCTGGGCGATTCGGCGCAGTTCCGCACCGCGGTGATCGAATGGCTGCGGGAGCACCGCACCGACGTGCTCGACCCGAACGCCGCCGACTCCGTCTCCGCCGCGGCCGCCGCGGTGCTGCTCGGCGAGTCCGGCGCGGCCGGCCGGGTGCGGCTGATCGCCAAGAACGCCGAGGAAACCGCCCTGCGCGCCGAGCGTGACGCCGCGCTGGCCCGGAACCAGCGGCTGGAGGCCGAGCTCGCCGAGCTGCGGCTAGAACTCGAACAGGCGCGCGGAGCCGCGGAGAACGTCCGTGGGGAGCGCGAGGCCGAGGTCGAGAAGCTGTTGCGCCGGCTGCGTGAACAAGGGGTGCAGCTGCGCCAGGCCAGGGACGCCGCCGAGGCGGCGCGGACCGAAGCCGAACGCGGGGGAGCGGCGCAGGCCGAAGAGCTCGACGCGCTGACCGCCCAGCTGGGGCGTGAGCGGCAGCGGGTGGCCACCGAGCGGGCCAGGGCCGAACGGGCGTCCGCGGACGCTGAGATCGCCCGTCAGTCCGCGCGCGAGGCCCGTGAGGCCGACGAGGTGCGGCTGGCGCTGCTGATCGACACGATCGACGGTGCGGTCAGCGGCCTGCGCCGCGAACTCGCCCTCGGCGACCGCGGCGCGCGGCCCGCGGACATGGTGCGCGGCGCGACGTCCGGGCTCGGGCCCGGCGGCCGGATCCAGGACGTCTCGGCGCTGGACCGGCACCTGGCGCTGCCGAACGTCCACCTGATCGTGGACGGCTACAACGTCACCAAGACCGGCTATCCCGAGCTGGCCCTGGCCGACCAGCGCGACCGGCTGATCCACCAGCTCTCCGCCCTCGCCGCCCGCACCGCCGCCGAGGTCACCGTGGTCTTCGACGGCGCGGGCGTGCTGTCCGTGCCCGCCGCCGTGCCCCGTGGCGTGCGGGTGCTGTTCTCCGACCGCGGCGTGCTGGCCGACGACGTGATCCGCGCGCTCGTCGCGGCGGAGCCGAAGGGCCGCCCGATGGTGGTGGCGACGTCCGACCGGGCGGTCGCCGATTCCGTGCGCGCCGCCGGGGCGCATCCGGCGCCGTCGGCCGTGCTGGTCAGCAGGCTCGGCCGGGTCTGA